ATGAGACAGCCCGCCTTGAAAAGGAAATCGCCAGGCTGGAAATGGAAATCAGCAAGCACGACAAGAAACTGGCCAACAAGGGTTTCACCGACAAGGCCCCGGCCGCCGTCGTGGAAACCGAACGCCAGCGCCGGGCCGATGAAGCAGAGACCCTTATCAAAGTTTCAGAAGCACTGCAGCGGCTGAAGGAACTTTAGACACGGCAAAGGCAATATGAGCGCCTTTATCAAGAACTGTTTTGCATTGATAGCTGTCTTTGTTTTAATTAACGCCGAAGCTCATGGGGATCAGGTTGGTGTTCTCTAAAGCGGCCCGATTATTGACGCTCATGCCCATTATTCCCAGCCAGCCCGTAGCGTCTACCCGCCGCAAAAAGTAATTGAAAAATTTGATGCTGCCGGTGTCAAAGCCAACCTTGTCTTTTACCTGGCGCAATTATCAAAGAACAGACAGAAAATTCCCTCTATTTTATTGCCGTTGATGAACGTGAAACAGGTTCGTCCATGCATAGAGGAGAGCGGCTGATGAAAAAATATCCGTTAATGCCGAAGCGGTCCCCGGTCGTGAAAACGCCAGCATCCGTCATACTTGTTGGATTCGCAATTGCCATATTACTGACCGTTCAGGCTTGTTCTGGAATAACTGATATGAATGCGGACGTCAGGTATGCGCCATCCGGACACAACGACAGCGCCCTATCAATGGAAGGCGGGTTCGACGCCTACCTTGGCCGGACAAAATCCATGATTTCGCGTGCCCGGGTTTTTGAAGACCCGAAACAACGACAACAGGAAATCGAATTTAACGCACCGTTTGAAATTCATCCAGATCCGGTCCAGTGCGCCAATCGGCCGCGGCATGGCGTGCTGGTAGTGCATGGATTGTCAGGCTCTCCGGCCAGTTGGCGGGACCTGTCAGAAGAAATAGCGCAAAACTGTTATCACGTCAGGGCCATCCTGCTGCCGGGACATGGAACCCGACCAGGCGATTTGATCAATGTTACCCACGATCAATGGTTGCTATCGACCCGTCAGGCGGTCCGACAAATGAGTAGCGAAGTCGATCAGCTATATGTTGCCGGTTTTTCCATGGGGGCCACAATTGGGACGTTGTTGGCATATGAGGGAGAGCCCATTGATGGCTTGATTCTGTTATCGCCCGCCTTCCAGGCATTTTCCGGATTGCAATTTCTGGCCACCTGGTTGGAACCGTTCATGAATTGGGTTCACCGTGAACCCGGGGAAATGCCGGGCAGATACAGTACTGTTGCGGTCAGTGCAGCTGCGGAATTTCATCGCCTGACCAAAAGGCTGTCGGATATAGGCCGTGAAGATGCCGAGCTTTCGATTCCTGTATACATGGCGGTCACTTCGGATGATTCAGTGATCGATGTTCCTTTTGCCTTGCGCGCGTATGATGAGTTTTTGACATCCCCTCATAAACAGATGTTGTTAATAGGGAATCCTGAGGACACCGAAAAATTGCTGAAAAACCATCATGATTACCAGATCACAAAGCTTCCCAGTTCTATACCCGATCAGGGGATTTTAAAATTTTCCCATATGGCAATGCCCTTTTCGCCGGGTAATCCCGCTTATGGACGCAACGGCATCAGGTCGTGCGGGGACTATTCCGAGGGTTCAAAGGATCATAATTTATGTCTGGCCGCGACGGATATCTATTACACCAACGTGCGCCTGGAAGATAAGTCTCCCAATCACTTCAAACTTACCTTCAACCCGTATTTTGATGTGCTGTCAGGACAGATCGTCGAATTCCTTGATCGTGTCAGTCAAGACAAGGCAACACTTCGGCACCGCGTTTTGTAAGGGGGATAATCACTCAAGTCGTTTCGGGTTCCATCTCAATCGCACCGCATGGACATTCTGTTGCGCACAGGCCGCAGCCCTTGCAGAAGTCGTAAATGAATTCAAAGCGTTTGCCTGGCCCCAGCTTTTTGACCGCGTTGTCGGGGCAGACCCCGTAACAGTTATCGCATTCAAAGCAATTGCCGCAGGACAGGCAGCGCCGCGCCTCGAACAGGGCGTTGTCTTCATTCAGGTCTCCGATCACTTCATCGAAACTGGTTTGGCGGCGAATGATGTTGAGTTCTGGCTGCACAGAGGCCGGCGCGTTGTCGTAATACCAGGTGTTGAGGTTTTCATATTCAGCCAGTTTGCCGGTTTCCGGCTTTTCAAAAACGCCACCGTTCAGCCATGCATCAATGTGCCGGGCCGCTTTTTTGCCGTGCCCGACGGCGACGGTAACGGTGCGTTCAGACGGCACCATATCACCACCGGCGAACAGGCCGGGGTAGCCTGTCATCATGGACGCGTCCACATCGACGACGCCGTCCCCGGCGATGACAACGCCCGGCACTTTTTCCAAAAACGAGGTATCGACGTCTTGTCCAAGAGCCAGAATAAGGGTGTCGGCTTCAAGGGTTTCGATTTCACCGGTCGGTTGCGGACGACCGTCTTCATCAATTTCCATTCTCTCGACGGTGAACGTGGTCTCGTCAATTTGCTTGATGGTGCGTAGCCAGTGGATCAGTACCCCTTCCTCTTCGGCCTCAGAGGCTTCAAAGTCATGGGCGGGCATTTCCTTGCGCGAACGCCGGTAAACAATCATCGCCTCGTCGACTCCCAGACGCTTGGCCGTGCGGGCCGCGTCCATGGCTGTGTTGCCGCCGCCATAGACGATCACCCGGCGTCCAAGTTTGGGTGGCTCCTCACCAACTTCCATGTCGCGCAGGATGCTGGCAGCATCAAGGATTTTACCGGCGGCGTGGGCCGGAATGTCGATGCGCTTGGCGAGATGGGCGCCAACGGCGATGAAAACCGCATCAAAGCCTTCCGCTTGGAAGGCGAGCGGAATATCATCGACCTTGCAGTCCAACTGCATCTCGACACCCATATCGACGATGCGCTGAATTTCTTTATCAAGAATATCACGTGGCAGCCGGTACTTGGGAATGCCGAAACGCATCATGCCACCGGCCATCGGTCCGGCCTCGCGAATGGTGACGCTGTGTCCAAGGGTTCGCAGATGATAGGCCGCCGATAATCCGCTTGGACCGGCGCCAACGATCAGCACCCGCTTTCCTGTCGAATGATGATCAAATTCCGGTGCCCAGCCGTTCTTTATTGCCTGATCGCCAAGGAAACGCTCGACCGCATGAATGGCGACGGGTTCGTCAAGGGTGGCCCGGTTGCAGGCGCCCTCGCAGGGATGATAACAGACCCGCCCCATCACCGCTGGCATCGGGTTGTCTTTCATCAGTATTTGCCAGGCCTTGTGATAGTCGCCTTCCTCGGCATGGTAGAGCCAGCCCTGAATGTTCTCGCCGGCCGGGCAAGTGCTGTTGCAAGGAGGCAGGCGATCCAGATAGACCGGTTTAAGGGTCCGCCACGAGCCGGTGTGATTGGCCAGCGAGGTGCCGGGGTCAAGGGTAATGGCGAAGGGTAACGGCTTGCTCATGACGGCGTCTCCCCATCAAGCAACCCAAAGCGCTCGATGTTGTGGTCGGCCATGGCCTGAATGGCGTCGATGCTGTCTTGATCCTTATCATCCTTGGCGAACAGATGGGCGAAGCGCTTTTGCATTTTCAGATAGTCTTCGACCTGCACCTGGCGGCGAATTTTGCAGACGTTTGTCAGCGCGCCGTGTTCGGCTTCAAACAACGGAAACAAGCCACTCTCGACAGCCATTCTGGCGACGCTGATGGTCGCATCCGATGCCGACCCCCACCCTAAGGGACAAGGCACCATAATGTGGATGTAGCGAGAGCCCGATATATCCATCGCCTTTGTCACCTTGGCTTCAAGATCGTGAAGGTCGGCAACACTGGCCGTCGCCACATAAGGAATGTTATGGGCCATGGCGATCAGTGGCAGGTTTTTGCCGGTGCCAAAAACGTTGCCCGGGGCGTCACCAATGGCTTGCGTGGTCGCCGTGCGGGCTGTCGGCGGTGTGGCGCTTGATCGCTGAACACCGGTATTCATGTAGGCTTCGTTGTCGTAACAGATATAGAGCACATCATCATTGCGCTCGAACATTCCCGACAGGCAGCCAAAGCCGATGTCGGTGGTGCCGCCGTCACCGCCCTGGGCGACGACCTTGACATCTTTGCGACCCTTGACCCGAAGGGCCGCAGCAACGCCGGTTGCGACGGCTGGGGCATTGCCAAAAAGTGAATGCAGCCACGGCAGCTGCCATGATGTTTCCGGATACGGGGTGGTGAAGACTTCCAGACAGCCAGTGGCGTTGACGGCGACAAGTTGACCGTCTGTTGCGCGCATGGCCGCATCAAGGGCGTAGCGAGCACCCAGCGCCTCGCCGCAACCCTGACAGGCCCTGTGGCCTGATGTTATGGCGTTCGAGCGATCCATGCTGGCCTGCACGGTCCGCCGGGCGTCATCAAGCAACCGGTTGCCAACGGTGTGGGTGCCGGTTTGATAGAATTTGACGGGCTGGCTTTTCTGATCTGTCATTTTTTTATCCCGCCTGCTTTTTGGCGCAGAATATTTTCAGCCTTCGGGCCGGAACGCCGCGTCCTGCGGGCGCGAACGATTTCATGTTCGACGGCGCTGTGGTCAAGGTCGAGGAACTGAAGATCGGGCAAGCGGTCTTCCCCGGCAGCCTCGAAGACTTCCTGTAATGATGTCATGGTGATGGTCCGGCCACCCAGACCGGCAATCACCGTATAGACCGGAAGCGTTACCCCGCGCAGGGCCATGCGAACGTTGGAAGCGACGACCCCACCCAGACCCGGGGCCAGGCTTTTCTCGATAACCACGACACGCTTTGCATTCTTCAGGGCGTCTTGCAATTCATCAAGCGGGAAGGGTCTGAACGAACAGATGCTGACGGAGCCGATAGCGGTCCCGTCCTCACGCATGGTGTCGATAACTTCCTTGATGGTGCCATTAACCGAACCAAGCGCCACGACGATGGTTTCTGCATCTTCGGTTTTGTACTGATGAATAAGGCCACCTGATTCCCGCCCGAACACCTGCCTGAAGACATTGCCGATTTCCGGGATCAGTTTCAGCGCCTGTAGTTGGGTGTCGTTGGCCAGATAGCGAACTTCGGTGAAGGCTTCCGGGCCAACCATGGCGCCGATGGAGTAGGGGTCATCGGGATCGAGCATTTGTACCGGATCAAAGGCGGGCAGAAAGGCATCGACATCTTGCTGGCTTGGCATGTCGAGGCGTTCGTAGGCGTGAGTCAGGATGAACCCGTCCATGCAAACCATAACCGGGCAGCTTAGTTCTTCCGCCAGCCGGAAAGCCTGAATGTGCAGGTCGAGGGCTTCCTGATTGGTTTCGGCGTACAGTTGAATCCAACCCGCGTCGCGCATGGACATGCTGTCGGAATGATCATTCCAGATGTTGATGGGCGCACCGATGGCCCGGTTGCCGATGGTCATGACGATGGGCAGGCCCAGTCCGGCGGTGTTGTAGACGGCCTCGGCCATAAACAGTAGACCCTGACTGGCTGTCGCCGTATAGGTTCTGGCCCCGGCAGCAGACGCGCCGATGGCGACGGAAAGGGCCGCGAATTCGGACTCGACGTTGATGAATTCACAATTCTCGAGGCTACCGTCCTTGACCAGCGCACCGACTCCCTCGACGATGTGGGTCTGGGGCGTAATCGGATAGGCACAGACGACTTCCGGTCTACACAGGGCCACGGCCTGGGCGACGGCCTCTGATCCTTCCATTTGTTTCAACATGACTTCTAGGCCTCCCTGGCCAGATCGAAGGCTTCGCGGGCTGCGGCAATATTGGCTTCACCGATGGGCCCCGGGAATTTCTCGGTAATGGCTTTGGCCACCGCGTCCATGTGTAATTGCCCCGAAATGGCGGCGAACGCGCCAAGCAGGACAGCGTTGGGAACGGCACGCCCCACGTGTTTCATGGCCAGTTCCGTGGCCCCGATATGACAGACATGATGGGGTGGGAATTTTGCCACGTAATCCAAAATGCCCAGATCATCGAAACTGCGGGCTGAATTAATGACGATGAAACCACCCGGTTTTAAGCCCTGAAAAACGTCGATGGAATGCAGCAGGGTGGTGTCCTGAATGATCAGGGCGTCGGGCTCCATGATCGGTTCGCGCAGGCGGATTTCCTTGTCATCTATACGGCAGAACGAGACCACCGGCGCGCCCATGCGTTCCGAACCGAAGCTCGGAAATGCCTGTGCGTGCTTGCCTTCGATGAAGGCCGCCACGGACATCAGTTCGGCGGCAGTGACGACGCCTTGTCCGCCCCTGCCGTGGATGCGTATCTGGAAAATATCAACCTCCCGATTGCCTCAAAAAAGCATGTTCGGTTCCATGGTCAATCTATCATTGGCGTATCAGGCTTTCCTTGATATTGATCAACGTCTTATTTCTGTTCCTGATTGGGGGCGTCACTTATGGTTACACGACCGATTGCTGAAAAAGCCTGGTTGCCCGATGATAGTCGGGCCGTTATTGCCGATCTGGAGGGGCCGCTGATGGCAGGCTCCTTCGATGATATCGACGCCCGCGTTATGGACTTGATCGACAGTCACGAACGCCACATGGATGTTGAAACCATCGGCCTGAATGCCGGAACGAATGTTATGAACCCGCGTGCCGCGGCACTGCTAGGGCGTTCACTTGGCAATCGACCCAGTCTGGGCTTTCCCGGCGATAAATACGAAATGGGAATGCAACATGCCGAAAAGCTGGAAATAACCTGTGAGTCGCTGGTTAAAAAACTGTTCGAGGCGCCATTTGCCGAAATCAGGGTGCCTTCAGGTGCCATCGCCAACCTGTACACCTTCATGGCGACGTGCAAAGCCGGTGACGCGATTATGGCGTTCCCCGGTGAAATGGGTGGCCACGTTACCCATCACAGTGCCGGATGTGCGGGCCTTTACGGGCTCGATATCCATCCCGTTCCCTATGACGCCGCCCGCATGACCATTGATCTGGAGCGCCTGGCCAAGGAAGCCCGACGCATTAAACCGAAGCTGATCACCCTGGCCGGGTCGTTGTGCCTGTTTCCCTATCCGGTCGCCGAGGTGCGCGCTATTGCAGATGAGGTCGGGGCGTATGTGCTTTACGACGCCGCCCACATGGGTGGCATGATCGCCGGCAAGCGCTTTCAGGACCCGCTAAGGGAAGGCGCCCACCTGATGACCATGTCCACGTACAAAGCGTTCGGTGGTCCTCCCTCGGGATTACTTGTCTCGGCCGATGAAGAATTGGCCCGGCGCATTGACGCCATCGCCTTTCCCGGCATGACCGCCAATTTTGATTTGGGCAAGACGGCGGCGTTGTTGATGAGCGTCCTTGATTTGCTGGAATATGGCGAAACCTATGCCGATACCTGTCTTTCAAATGCGAAAAGTTTGGCCAAAGCGCTTGAGGCCGAAGGGTTTGCCGTTCACGGTGTTGACGGGCAGGGGCATACGCAAAGTCACCACCTGGCCCTGCACGCAGCTCCCTTGGGCGGCGGCCAGGCGGCATCAAAAAGACTGGCCGAAGCCAACATCCTGCTCTGTGGCATTGGCCTGCCCATTGATCCGGTGGAAGGCGACCTCAACGGTATTCGTATCGGCACCCAGGAGATCACCCGTCAGGGCATGGGGGCAAATGCCATGGCCGAAATTGCCCGTCTGATGGCGCGTCTCTGGCTGCACGGGGAGCGCGCCGAGGCTGTGCGCAAGGACGTTATCGATTTCCGGCGTGGGTACCAGGAATTGGTGTTTGTGAGATAGGCTTTGTTATTCCATTGAACATGGACTCCTCCAATGGTTTAAGTTTAGAATTCCTCTAACTAGTGAGGAGCAGTTCCGACCTAGCCTGCAAATCACCACGAGCCATAACACGCGCTGGGTCAATTCCGGGGGAGGTTCACATGGCTATTTTTATTGTCCAAGGCTGCTATTCCCAAGCGTCGATTATCGGCATGATCAACAAACCCGAAGACCGTTCTATCGCCGTCGCCAAACTGGCGAAAGCCGTTGGTGGGAAATTACTGGATTATTACGTCACTTTTGGTGAGTACGATTTCACCGTCATTATTGAAGGCGGTCGGGGAAAAAGTGAAGCCGATATGATGGCGGCGTCGATGGCGGCCGCAGCGTCGGGCGGGGTCACCAACCTTAAGACCACGGTCGGCATCAGATCAAAAGATTCCATGAAAGCCATGCGCGCGGCCAAGAAGGTGCTTAAAGGGTTTAGTGCTGCTGGCTCTGGCTAGGTGCAGCCTGCGCTTAGCTGATCCCAATTTCGTGGGCGTAATAAATCACATCCATTTCTGGCGGGGTGATGCTGGCCTGCGTCAACATGGTGTGGACTTGGCCGCGGTGGTGGGTTTGGTGATTGAACAGGGTTGCCAGGATCATCCAGACCGTGTTTTGGCCGGCGGTGCCAGCAATTGAGTGATAGTCGATGCTGGCCTGCAAGTCATCTTCGCTCATGCCCGCGACAAGGTCGATAAGGGCCATGTCTTCGGCCTTGCGGGCGCTGGCCAGTTCCTGAAAATCGTCATGCAGAATATCGGTCAGGCCGTTAATGTCGACTGGAGTTTCTTTGATGCGACCGGTCCACAATTGGTCAACCAGCAGCAGATGATTGAGTGTCGCGTGGATGGAACCAAAGAAGGCCTTGCGGTCTTGGCGGTAGGCGGCGTCCGGTAGTTCGGCGACGCAATCATAAATACGGCCGTTGGCCCATTTATTGAAACCGGCAAGGGTCGGGAAGGTGTTCACTAGTTGGCCAGATCTCTGGAAATTATGTAGTGGCCGTCGGTAAAGCCGTCGAAAATTTCATCGGCGTTGGGATGGGATACCGGTTCACCAGATTCGTCGGGCAGCAGGTTCTGTTCTGAAACATAGGCGATGTACGGGCCTTCCTCGTTCTCCGCCAACAGGTGGTAGAACGGCTGGTCCTTTTTCGGACGCACGTCTACAGGGATGGAAAGCCACCATTCTTCGTCATTATCAAATACCGGGTCGACATCAAAAATAGCGCCACGAAACGGATAGATGCGGTGGCGCACAAGCTCACCGATGCGGTAGCGGGCAGTTTTGATGGGTGTCTCGTTGTGGTTCATGTTTTTGTCTTCTGGTTCAGAATTGCTTAGCGGGCAATTAATCTGGGTGCGGGACTTCCTTTTGGCAAGCCCCGGAGTCCATAATATCGGGTATTCTGTTTTTTCATAGGTACTAAAGGCTTTTTGATTGCACCATCATGAATACAACCCCTGAAAAACTAACCCCCCCGAGACCCGGGGACTTTGGCCTTAAAGAGGCTGATGTGCAAAGTGAAAGCCTTGAGACGATTAAAATGGGCGACCTCGCCATTCCCAAACGATTATCCCCGGCTGCTAACTGGGGTTTGGGTCTAAGTGTGGCCGTGCCGTTGGCGGTATGGACGTTATATGGGCTTATCACCCGCATTGATTCACTGGCTTTGGGCATGACTCTCGGGCTGCTGGCGGGGATTATTGTTTTCCAGCTTGCCGTATCGGTGGTGCCGCTTTCCATTGATGTTGCCTTGCATGGCGTTGGTTTGCTGGTTGATGAAGTCGGCGCACACTTCAGTGAAAAGGCACGCGCCAAAATCGCCTACCGTAAGGCCTGGAAGGCTTACCGGAATGAGCTGGCCCGGGGAGGTTTTGATCGGTAATAAGAGATTTTGATCGGTAATAAACAGTAAACGGCTTGTGTGTTATCTTCGTTGGAAGATTGACAAGAAGGAATACTGAACGTGGCTGTTGTCGAACTAAGGGAAGATGATGATGATCTGGCGACCCCACAGGCCGGGGGTCCGCCAGAGCTGCCTGACTTTGAGGACAGCAACCCGCCACCCGATAATAATGCCCACCCTTCACCCGAACAACGGGCCGACTTCGTCGTCAAACGTCTTGAGCAGTTTATCCGCGAAGGACGCACCATTGCCGAGGGCATGTCGCTCAGACAATGGATGGATATGGCCCGCTTTGAAATCGCCAACGCCCTGATGGCGGCTGAAAATGCCCAGCACGATGACGAAGCTGTCTCCAAACGGCTTTTGTTCACCGTCGCAGCCTCCCTTACGACCATCGGTTTCTGGGGGGTGCTTTTCGCCTATGACAAAGTGCAGTATCTGGTCGTTGCCATTATCTTTGGCATCACCGGTATCATTCTTTTGGCCATCGTCGGTGAATGGCGGTTGATGAAATACTTCCGCCGCCATCAGGCGCGCCAGCGCGAAAAATCCTTACACCGGGTCGAAGATCTGACCCGCCGGATCAAGCGCATGGAAAAAGAACTTAAAGAGGAATCCCACGCCCTGCAAAGCAAATTGAAGCGAAATTACGACCGGGCGCGCGAGGATATCCTTAATAATCTTGAGGATAAAGCGTCTTAAAAGGGCTTTAAAGAGCGGCCGGTCAGCACTATTGTGCCCGAAACGTCACCCGCTTCTTTAAAGGATTTAAGATCATGCCCGAACTTCGCTCACGCACTTCCACACATGGCCGCAATATGGCGGGCGCTCGCGGGTTGTGGCGCGCAACCGGTATGACCGATGATGATTTCGGCAAGCCGATTATCGCCGTCGTCAACTCGTTCACCCAGTTCGTGCCGGGACATGTTCACTTAAAAGACCTGGGCCAGATGGTCGCCCGCGATATCGAGGCCGCAGGTGGTGTCGCCAAAGAGTTTAACACCATCGCCGTCGATGATGGCATCGCTATGGGACATGACGGCATGTTGTATTCGCTGCCCAGCCGCGAAATCATTGCCGATTCGGTGGAATACATGGTCAATGCCCACTGCGCTGACGCCATGGTCTGTATTTCCAACTGTGACAAGATCACACCGGGTATGTTGATGGCGTCCATGCGCACAAACATCCCGACGGTGATGATTTCAGGTGGCCCCATGGAAGCGGGCAAGATCAATATTGACGGCAAGGACCAGTCGATC
This genomic window from Rhodospirillaceae bacterium contains:
- a CDS encoding alpha/beta fold hydrolase, producing MNADVRYAPSGHNDSALSMEGGFDAYLGRTKSMISRARVFEDPKQRQQEIEFNAPFEIHPDPVQCANRPRHGVLVVHGLSGSPASWRDLSEEIAQNCYHVRAILLPGHGTRPGDLINVTHDQWLLSTRQAVRQMSSEVDQLYVAGFSMGATIGTLLAYEGEPIDGLILLSPAFQAFSGLQFLATWLEPFMNWVHREPGEMPGRYSTVAVSAAAEFHRLTKRLSDIGREDAELSIPVYMAVTSDDSVIDVPFALRAYDEFLTSPHKQMLLIGNPEDTEKLLKNHHDYQITKLPSSIPDQGILKFSHMAMPFSPGNPAYGRNGIRSCGDYSEGSKDHNLCLAATDIYYTNVRLEDKSPNHFKLTFNPYFDVLSGQIVEFLDRVSQDKATLRHRVL
- a CDS encoding NAD(P)-binding protein, producing the protein MSKPLPFAITLDPGTSLANHTGSWRTLKPVYLDRLPPCNSTCPAGENIQGWLYHAEEGDYHKAWQILMKDNPMPAVMGRVCYHPCEGACNRATLDEPVAIHAVERFLGDQAIKNGWAPEFDHHSTGKRVLIVGAGPSGLSAAYHLRTLGHSVTIREAGPMAGGMMRFGIPKYRLPRDILDKEIQRIVDMGVEMQLDCKVDDIPLAFQAEGFDAVFIAVGAHLAKRIDIPAHAAGKILDAASILRDMEVGEEPPKLGRRVIVYGGGNTAMDAARTAKRLGVDEAMIVYRRSRKEMPAHDFEASEAEEEGVLIHWLRTIKQIDETTFTVERMEIDEDGRPQPTGEIETLEADTLILALGQDVDTSFLEKVPGVVIAGDGVVDVDASMMTGYPGLFAGGDMVPSERTVTVAVGHGKKAARHIDAWLNGGVFEKPETGKLAEYENLNTWYYDNAPASVQPELNIIRRQTSFDEVIGDLNEDNALFEARRCLSCGNCFECDNCYGVCPDNAVKKLGPGKRFEFIYDFCKGCGLCATECPCGAIEMEPETT
- a CDS encoding pyruvate ferredoxin oxidoreductase, which gives rise to MTDQKSQPVKFYQTGTHTVGNRLLDDARRTVQASMDRSNAITSGHRACQGCGEALGARYALDAAMRATDGQLVAVNATGCLEVFTTPYPETSWQLPWLHSLFGNAPAVATGVAAALRVKGRKDVKVVAQGGDGGTTDIGFGCLSGMFERNDDVLYICYDNEAYMNTGVQRSSATPPTARTATTQAIGDAPGNVFGTGKNLPLIAMAHNIPYVATASVADLHDLEAKVTKAMDISGSRYIHIMVPCPLGWGSASDATISVARMAVESGLFPLFEAEHGALTNVCKIRRQVQVEDYLKMQKRFAHLFAKDDKDQDSIDAIQAMADHNIERFGLLDGETPS
- the porA gene encoding pyruvate ferredoxin oxidoreductase, producing the protein MLKQMEGSEAVAQAVALCRPEVVCAYPITPQTHIVEGVGALVKDGSLENCEFINVESEFAALSVAIGASAAGARTYTATASQGLLFMAEAVYNTAGLGLPIVMTIGNRAIGAPINIWNDHSDSMSMRDAGWIQLYAETNQEALDLHIQAFRLAEELSCPVMVCMDGFILTHAYERLDMPSQQDVDAFLPAFDPVQMLDPDDPYSIGAMVGPEAFTEVRYLANDTQLQALKLIPEIGNVFRQVFGRESGGLIHQYKTEDAETIVVALGSVNGTIKEVIDTMREDGTAIGSVSICSFRPFPLDELQDALKNAKRVVVIEKSLAPGLGGVVASNVRMALRGVTLPVYTVIAGLGGRTITMTSLQEVFEAAGEDRLPDLQFLDLDHSAVEHEIVRARRTRRSGPKAENILRQKAGGIKK
- a CDS encoding 2-oxoacid:acceptor oxidoreductase; the encoded protein is MFQIRIHGRGGQGVVTAAELMSVAAFIEGKHAQAFPSFGSERMGAPVVSFCRIDDKEIRLREPIMEPDALIIQDTTLLHSIDVFQGLKPGGFIVINSARSFDDLGILDYVAKFPPHHVCHIGATELAMKHVGRAVPNAVLLGAFAAISGQLHMDAVAKAITEKFPGPIGEANIAAAREAFDLAREA
- a CDS encoding aminotransferase class I/II-fold pyridoxal phosphate-dependent enzyme, translating into MVTRPIAEKAWLPDDSRAVIADLEGPLMAGSFDDIDARVMDLIDSHERHMDVETIGLNAGTNVMNPRAAALLGRSLGNRPSLGFPGDKYEMGMQHAEKLEITCESLVKKLFEAPFAEIRVPSGAIANLYTFMATCKAGDAIMAFPGEMGGHVTHHSAGCAGLYGLDIHPVPYDAARMTIDLERLAKEARRIKPKLITLAGSLCLFPYPVAEVRAIADEVGAYVLYDAAHMGGMIAGKRFQDPLREGAHLMTMSTYKAFGGPPSGLLVSADEELARRIDAIAFPGMTANFDLGKTAALLMSVLDLLEYGETYADTCLSNAKSLAKALEAEGFAVHGVDGQGHTQSHHLALHAAPLGGGQAASKRLAEANILLCGIGLPIDPVEGDLNGIRIGTQEITRQGMGANAMAEIARLMARLWLHGERAEAVRKDVIDFRRGYQELVFVR
- a CDS encoding GYD domain-containing protein; translation: MAIFIVQGCYSQASIIGMINKPEDRSIAVAKLAKAVGGKLLDYYVTFGEYDFTVIIEGGRGKSEADMMAASMAAAASGGVTNLKTTVGIRSKDSMKAMRAAKKVLKGFSAAGSG
- a CDS encoding damage-inducible protein DinB, translating into MNTFPTLAGFNKWANGRIYDCVAELPDAAYRQDRKAFFGSIHATLNHLLLVDQLWTGRIKETPVDINGLTDILHDDFQELASARKAEDMALIDLVAGMSEDDLQASIDYHSIAGTAGQNTVWMILATLFNHQTHHRGQVHTMLTQASITPPEMDVIYYAHEIGIS
- the hspQ gene encoding heat shock protein HspQ, producing the protein MNHNETPIKTARYRIGELVRHRIYPFRGAIFDVDPVFDNDEEWWLSIPVDVRPKKDQPFYHLLAENEEGPYIAYVSEQNLLPDESGEPVSHPNADEIFDGFTDGHYIISRDLAN